Proteins encoded together in one Solanum lycopersicum chromosome 7, SLM_r2.1 window:
- the LOC101246450 gene encoding uncharacterized protein — MRNSFLFFSLIAFFIAYLQFQVHAAAPAGPLIKHLNSILKWSRSTSKTPQSDGNFLQFEEGYLVETVVEGNELGVVPYKIRVSEDGELFAVDAINSKIVRITPPLSQYSRARLVAGSFQGHTGHVDGKPSDARFKNPKGATMDDKGNIYVADTSNLAIRKIGEAGVTTIAGGKSNVPGYRDGPSEDAQFSSDFDVIYVRPTCSLLVVDRGNAALRQISLSQEDCDYQYSSVSTIDVLMVIGAIIIGYAACMLQQGFGSKTQVRVEVEQEEPSLLKEKPTPVVETVKDEQEAGWPSFGQLLWDLAKLAIEGLGSLFGYAVPLRYRPKSFIRPGLTPLKDSLIMPEDEVEPPLVQKQRAPPPASEIRHVPAVGDKVVPEGKPTKIRSSSSKDPNLSTKHRSSRRHEYAEYYGASGEVPSYVHVRSKSQKERTKHRRHDSSVGAAGVETKPADQPKAVNYEDPKFAHYSMRNKYGDSFPRYA, encoded by the exons ATGAggaattcctttttatttttcagtttgATAGCTTTTTTTATTGCTTATCTTCAATTTCAGGTTCATGCTGCTGCTCCTGCTG GGCCATTGATTAAGCACTTGAATTCTATACTCAAATGGTCTAGGTCTACCTCTAAAACTCCTCAATCag ATGGAAATTTTCTTCAATTCGAAGAAGGTTACTTAGTTGAGACTGTTGTAGAAGGAAATGAACTTGGTGTTGTGCCATATAAAATCCGTGTCTCAGAGGATGGTGAACTTTTTGCTGTTGATGCTATTAATAGCAAAATCGTTAGAATTACTCCCCCGTTATCTCAAT ATAGTAGAGCAAGATTAGTTGCTGGTTCATTTCAAGGTCACACTGGCCATGTGGACGGGAAGCCAAGTGATGCCCgtttcaaaaatccaaaaggaGCTACCATGGACGACAAAGGAAACATTTATGTTGCTGATACCTCAAATCTGGCTATTAGGAAGATTGGAGAAGCAG GTGTGACAACAATTGCTGGAGGAAAGTCTAATGTTCCGGGATACAGGGATGGGCCAAGTGAAGATGCACAATTTTCAAGCGACTTCGATGTTATATATGTCCGTCCAACTTGTTCATTACTCGTTGTTGATCGAGGAAATGCTGCTCTTCGGCAAATTTCTCTCAGTCAGGAGGACTGTGACTACCAATACAGCTCAGTGTCAACCATAG ATGTTCTCATGGTTATTGGTGCTATTATAATAGGATACGCTGCATGCATGCTCCAGCAAGGATTTGGCTCAAAGACG CAAGTACGTGTGGAAGTGGAGCAAGAGGAACCTTCTTTATTAAAGGAGAAGCCGACCCCAGTTGTTGAAACTGTGAAAGATGAACAAGAAGCAGGTTGGCCATCATTTGGACAGCTACTCTGGGATTTGGCCAAGCTTGCAATAGAGGGTCTGGGTTCCCTTTTTGGCTATGCCGTTCCTCTGCGGTATAGACCCAAGAGCTTCATTAGACCCGGACTAACTCCATTGAAAGATTCACTGATCATGCCTGAAGATGAAGTTGAGCCCCCATTAGTTCAAAAGCAGAGGGCTCCACCACCCGCTTCCGAGATCAGACATGTCCCAGCTGTCGGTGATAAAGTAGTACCCGAGGGCAAGCCCACCAAGATTAGATCGAGTAGCTCAAAAGACCCTAACTTGTCAACGAAGCACAGGTCTTCCAGACGACATGAGTATGCAGAATACTATGGAGCATCAGGCGAGGTTCCTTCATACGTGCACGTGAGGTCTAAAAGTCAGAAGGAAAGAACCAAGCATCGGCGacatgattcaagtgttggagcaGCAGGAGTAGAGACAAAACCTGCTGATCAACCGAAAGCAGTAAACTATGAGGATCCAAAGTTTGCCCATTACAGCATGAGAAACAAGTATGGAGACTCTTTCCCCCGGTACGCATGA
- the LOC101246157 gene encoding protein GRAVITROPIC IN THE LIGHT 1, producing the protein MDSVNRSAVTPSKSKLARTFAKVLHIRSLTGGNQKPKFSDHVKDDLVKNDVVKGELLKKTQFKSFDDEDEKHQKAAAEAFLAKLFANISAVKAAYAQLQFAQSPYDPDGIQSADDLVVSELKNLSELKQCFVKKQFDEYSPEKTHLLAEIQEQKSVLKTYDIMGKKLDSQLKLKESELMFLREKLVEANKENKLLEKRLNASGPVSPLDNLHFSSLNPSHFIMFHRQTVRSIRSFVRLLIKELVDSGWKLDAAASSIEPGIEFSKANDICYAFESFISREMFDGFNYPNFSISAEPLPEQKKRQKLFYDRFTELRSVKPADYLAWKPQSTFSRFCRAKYLQLIHPKMEDSIFGNLDQRNILNSGEYPESAFFSAYSDMAKRIWLLHCLAFSFDPIASIFQLSKGNRFSDVYMESLNEEAFISWDGSPETEPRVGFTVVPGFKIGNTVIQCQVYLC; encoded by the coding sequence ATGGATTCAGTTAATCGGTCTGCTGTGACCCCGAGTAAGAGCAAATTGGCTCGTACATTTGCTAAGGTTTTGCACATCCGATCTCTAACAGGAGGAAACCAGAAGCCAAAATTCAGTGACCATGTTAAGGATGATCTTGTAAAGAACGATGTAGTGAAGGGCGAGTTACTCAAGAAAACACAGTTTAAGTCctttgatgatgaagatgaaaaGCATCAGAAAGCAGCTGCAGAGGCTTTTCTTGCGAAGCTGTTTGCGAATATCTCGGCTGTTAAAGCAGCATATGCCCAATTGCAGTTTGCTCAGTCTCCATATGACCCCGATGGGATTCAATCTGCTGATGACTTGGTGGTGTCCGAACTGAAGAACTTGTCTGAATTGAAACAGTGCTTTGTAAAGAAGCAGTTCGATGAGTATTCCCCAGAGAAAACACACCTTTTGGCTGAAATTCAGGAACAGAAGAGTGTCTTGAAGACGTATGATATCATGGGAAAGAAGCTGGATTCACAGCTCAAACTCAAAGAATCAGAACTTATGTTTCTTCGAGAGAAACTAGTCGAAGCTAATAAAGAAAACAAGCTGCTTGAGAAAAGATTGAATGCCAGCGGGCCTGTGTCTCCTTTGGACAATCTTCACTTTTCTAGCTTGAACCCCAGCCATTTTATCATGTTCCACCGGCAGACAGTCAGGTCTATTCGAAGCTTTGTTAGGTTGTTGATCAAGGAGCTGGTAGATTCTGGGTGGAAGTTAGATGCTGCAGCCAGTTCCATCGAACCCGGTATAGAATTCTCGAAAGCAAATGACATATGTTACGCCTTTGAGTCATTCATTAGCCGAGAGATGTTTGATGGTTTCAATTATCCAAACTTTTCCATCTCAGCCGAGCCTCTGCCCGAGCAGAAGAAGAGGCAAAAGTTGTTTTACGACAGATTCACTGAGCTAAGATCTGTGAAGCCAGCTGATTACTTAGCCTGGAAACCCCAATCAACATTCTCAAGATTCTGCCGTGCCAAGTACCTGCAACTAATCCATCCCAAGATGGAAGACTCCATTTTCGGCAACCTGGATCAAAGAAACATACTCAATTCAGGTGAGTATCCCGAGTCAGCTTTCTTCTCCGCATACAGCGATATGGCTAAGCGCATTTGGTTACTACACTGTCTAGCTTTCTCCTTCGATCCCATCGCTTCAATCTTCCAATTGAGTAAAGGTAATAGATTTTCAGACGTTTACATGGAGAGTCTGAATGAAGAAGCATTCATATCATGGGACGGATCACCAGAAACCGAACCCCGTGTTGGCTTCACGGTGGTGCCCGGTTTCAAGATAGGTAATACTGTCATTCAGTGTCAAGTTTACCTGTGTTGA
- the LOC101246736 gene encoding uncharacterized protein codes for MGACGSSHVKPNRIGKKIIRKPKPWKHPQPITRSQLMQLREEFWDTAPHYGGKKEIWDALRGAAEADLELAQAIVDSAGIIAQNTNMTICYDESGTKYELPKYVLSEPTNMIRFG; via the exons ATGGGTGCTTGTGGATCATCTCATGTCAAGCCCAAca gGATAGGGAAAAAGATAATAAGAAAGCCAAAACCATGGAAGCATCCACAACCAATAACAAGAAGTCAATTGATGCAACTGAGGGAAGAGTTTTGGGACACTGCTCCACACTATGGTGGCAAGAAAG AAATCTGGGATGCACTTCGAGGCGCTGCAGAAGCAGATCTAGAACTAGCTCAAGCAATTGTGGACAGTGCTGGAATTATTGCCCAAAACACTAACATGACCATCTGCTACGATGAATCAG GTACCAAATATGAACTACCAAAGTACGTTTTGAGTGAGCCAACAAATATGATAAGATTTGGTTGA